A DNA window from Naumovozyma dairenensis CBS 421 chromosome 7, complete genome contains the following coding sequences:
- the MSN1 gene encoding Msn1p (similar to Saccharomyces cerevisiae MSN1 (YOL116W); ancestral locus Anc_3.57): MNKEDAILISRVADLERRMAMFEGMFHALSGRLDQHFKKYDIVMNSQQQQIIELNSVISTLLNDQFRHAEMIKEKLSTTIHGISSMDTNSIHQTDTSDIFSNGGRPYDGNSNIPADVLFDDIISNNKNGTTNAPVSAQTTENAIKNQGFAHQETQGTTQQEGEQPRAPQNQQQPHQGYQPSVVFRGPVLSYGNFNQLSHPSLSRPPNLLNEPEGNISESSPSISSEVIFNNSSNNNGIGNNNGNNGKNELLTARHEISNQSLEEEEQYRTKKGHKKKRKIYIGPFEFLKSPNSVLDLWKEYTEGIHGHPSIKYMDAIYQTNWRRDAAVNRRYSRRKVLWKAIESGLEKGYSLERVVDILENCRIIDSTKGTKQPIGWLCHSNNIPDILKDSLN, translated from the coding sequence ATGAATAAAGAGGACGCAATACTTATTAGTCGAGTGGCTGATTTGGAAAGGAGAATGGCGATGTTTGAAGGAATGTTCCATGCACTAAGTGGAAGGCTAGATCAAcatttcaagaaatatgACATAGTAATGAATTCTCAACAACAGCAAATAATAGAGCTGAATTCAGTAATCTCTACACTACTGAACGATCAATTTCGACATGCTGAAATGATAAAGGAAAAACTGTCAACAACTATACATGGAATATCATCGATGGATACTAATTCGATTCATCAAACAGACACTTCagatatattttccaatgGAGGTCGACCCTATGATGGTAATAGTAACATTCCTGCCGATGTTTTGTTTGATGACATAAtaagtaataataagaatggAACTACTAATGCCCCTGTCTCTGCTCAAACGACAGAGAACGCCATTAAAAATCAAGGATTTGCACACCAGGAAACACAAGGAACTACACAACAAGAGGGAGAGCAACCGCGGGCGCCACAAAATCAGCAACAACCGCATCAAGGATACCAGCCATCGGTAGTTTTCCGAGGGCCAGTATTATCGTATGGTAACTTTAATCAACTATCGCACCCTTCTTTAAGTCGGCCTCCCAACTTACTAAATGAACCAGAGGGTAATATCTCGGAAAGCTCCccatcaatatcttcagAGGTGATATTCAATAACAGctccaataataatggtatcGGTAATAACAATGGGAATAACGGTAAAAACGAGCTTCTCACAGCTCGTcatgaaatttcaaatcagtctcttgaagaagaggaacAATATAGAACGAAGAAAGGAcacaaaaagaaaagaaaaatatatataggcCCCTTCGAGTTCCTAAAATCACCGAATTCGGTTTTGGACCTTTGGAAAGAATACACTGAAGGCATACATGGGCATCCATCCATAAAATATATGGATGCCATTTACCAGACAAATTGGAGACGAGATGCAGCTGTTAATAGGCGGTATTCACGAAGGAAAGTGTTATGGAAAGCAATAGAAAGTGGATTGGAAAAGGGATACAGCCTAGAAAGAGTGGTCGATATTTTAGAAAACTGCAGAATTATTGATAGCACAAAAGGTACCAAACAACCGATTGGCTGGCTATGCCACAGTAACAATATACCAGACATTCTTAAGGACAGCCTTAATTAA